The DNA segment AAAGCGCCTCCTGTATGCTGGGTCTTGGAATGCGAACCATTCACTGCCCTAATTAGAAGGAGGACGCTCAAATGAAGTATAAGCTAAAAGAGAAACAGAATCAACGCATTTTGGACATTACAGATCAAACTTTGGTTGTCGGTGCAGATATTGCAAAGGACACCCATGTTGCCAGAGCGATCGATTTTCGCGGAATCGAGCTTGGCAAAGACTGTGTATTTGAAAACAGCCGTAAGGGACTCTCGAAACTCGTATCGTGGATGAAGGCATTGCAGAGGCAGTACGCCAAAACAGATATTGTGTTTGGCATTGAGCCCACCGGACACTACTGGTTTCCCCTGGCTGAGTTCTTGCAAGACAAGGGCATTCGTATCGTGGTCGTGAATCCTCATCATGTGCATAAGAGCAAGGAACTGGAGGATAACTCCCAGACTAAAAATGACTACAAGGATGCCAAAGTGATTGCGGATCTTGTCCGTAACGGTCACTATACCGAACCCCAACTACCGACTAGCGTTTACGCAGATTTGAGAATTCTCATGAATATGCGTGAGAAAACGATGGTCAGTTTGGGGCAAGTCCAAAGACGGATTCAAAACTGGCTCGATCGGTTTTTCCCGGAGTTTAACAACGTCTTTAAGAGCTGGGAGGGCAAAGCCGCGCTCGTCACGTTGACTGAGTTTCCATTGCCGCAAGAGATCGTAGCCCTTGGCGCCACTGCGATCCTCGGGCGATGGAAGCAAGACGTACAGCGAGCCGTAGGGATAAAGCGAGCTGAAAAGCTTGTGGAAGCTGCCTCTGAATCCATTGGACTCACAGAAGGTACCACTGCTGCTAAGTTAGAGTTACACACTTGGATGCAACAGTACGCCTTATTTACACAACAACTGGAAGAGATCATGAATCAAGTGGAGTTATTACTCAAACAGATTCCTGGCACACAGGAAATGCTCACTATTCCGGGTGTAGGAATCACGACACTTGCTGGCTTCCTAGCAGAAACCGGTGACCTATCTCGGTATAGCCACGGTCAACAGATTATCCGTCTCGCGGGACTTAACCTGCGAGAAAACAGTTCTGGAAAGAAAAAGGGTCGAACGACGATCAGCAAACGAGGTCGATCACGTCTTCGAGCACTACTTTTCCGAGCCGTGTTGCCCATGGTGGCAAAGAACCCGGAGTTTAAAGCGATGCATCAGTATTATACGCAGCGCCAGGTCAATCCGTTGAAAAAGAAACAGTCTATTGTGGCGCTTTGTGGAAAACTGATTCGCATTTTACACACGTTAGGCACAAGGAAAATCGTATACAATGCCGCTGATGTCTTAGGACCGGTTCGCCGGACTCAGCTTCAGTTGGCTGCTTAAATCAATCACGTTCAGGTCGATAGACTCACTATATGCTTAGGATCAATACAGAGACAATGGAAGCACGGATCAGCCGCAGGAACTATTCCATAAGGGCAACGACCCAGTAAAGGAGCGAGAAACAGCGTCCACCCCTTGAGAGGTAGAACGAAGGAATGTAAGGGCATAGACCCCGTGTGACATGGGAGGGTAAACCATCAAGGAAGTGTTGTGGATATCCAAGGTGCGATCATACGGAAACCACTTTTTTTTGGAAAATCCATTCCAATCTCTGTTCCCGCACACTGCCGAAAGGAAATAAATTCAATAAACTTCCCGTTATATCCACCTCTCGAGGTAGTCAATGTTAAAATTCTAAGGAAATGTGAGAAAGAGCGAGAAAATATTAATTTATAGTGGGAGGAAATTAATCAATTTGAGCATTTTGCATTAACCTGAGCCCTTGCTAGACAAAGGTTTTCAAACATAAAAAAAGGACTTCACCCCAACTTGGAGAAGTTTTCAAGTGACAAAACAAGAAAACCCAAGGGGGAGAAGTCACTATGTATATTCTACAAGAAAGTCTATTTTCCTTTGAAGAACTTCAAAAACTTGAATTTAAAGAACGTTTGCCTATCTTCTTCAGCGCCCTGGACTTACGGCCATATGCTAAAGAATTGAGAAGTCATTCACCCCGAGGTGCCGATGGGCACTGCCGACAAGGGATTCTTCGCGCATTGCTTGCAGCGCCACTGGAGAACATGGATACATTTAGCGGCTTGCATCGTCGTCTGGATATGGATCTTCGTTTCCGTTACCAATGCGGACTCAGGCTTGATCGAAAAGCTCCATCAATCGCCACATTAAGCCGCGTTTTCACTGAGCTAACGAATAAGGGATTGGCAAAACGTCTGTTTGAGGATCTCGTCACACGCTGTAAGCAGGAAGGAATCATCGATGGAAGTCACGTGGCGATGGACAGCGCAGCGATCCATGCCTACGAGAAGAAACAGCCGAAGCGCAAAAGTGAGCTGACGGGGAATGCCAACTGGGGCGCGAAGTTTGACTCCTTTGGTAACAAGGTCAAGTGGTTCGGCTATAAGCTTCATCTTGCTGTCGACACCGCTAGCGAACTGCCCCTGGCCCTCTCGGTTACACCGGCTCATGTCAATGACGGTGATCTGGCACCCGCTCTCATGGAACAAGTGGCTGCCGATGCGAAAGTGAAGTTCTTTGTGTTTGATGCTGGGTATGACCAACTTAAAAACTATGAAGCGGCACGGAAGCTCAAAGCGCAAGCGATTATCCCGATGAATCTTCGCAATGAGAAGGAACCGCCTGCAGGTATAACATCTAACGGTACACCTTGCTGCTCCATGGGTTTTGCCATGACATACTGGGGAGTAGATGGCGATCACCTGAAATTCCGGTGTCCCCATGCGACCGGCAAGGTGGATTGTCCGCTGGGGATGGCAGCCTGTTCATCTTCCAACTATGGAATGGTGCTCAAGGTTGATACAAAAAGCGATTTGCGCCGTTATTCAAGTCCGCACCGGAACACGAAACGTTGGCAAGAACTTTACAAAGAAAGAACGAGTGTAGAACGCTGCAACTCCCGAATGAAAACCTATTTGACCGCAGACGCCATGCATGTTTGGGGCATAGAGAAAGTCATAACTCACCAATATTTAAATGCAATTGTATTGCTGGCTTCTGCCCTGGCAATGGCTCAGAAATACAGAAAAGTCGCTGCTTAAAATTTTGAATGCGCAGAAAATTCTGCAGGTCTGCCCATTTTTGAAAACCGAGTGGATTTAGCTGAAAATGCACCACCAACTAGGTCTAGGTTCTGCTATTCAATTCTCAAATAGGGAATTATGCAAAATGCTCAATTTAATAATTTGAATGAAGCTCTAAATTTTATAGAGAAAAAAACTCGGACTAGTATAACGGATATGCAAATTTGTAAAGGACAGAAAGTATTTAATCCTAATTTTGAATAGTAAACAAACAAGCTTCCTAAAACTAGAAGTCTAGTTTTACTTGTTAAGTAGACAATAAAAAAGTTCTTTTTAGGCGGTGATCGATTCCCGGAATTCTACTGGGGAAAGGAAAGGTCGCCGCATTTTTCTGAAAGGTGTTTATTGCTGTAGTCGATTTAATTAGCAATGGATCGGAACTTGTAAACTGGATATCTACTTCAGTAGGCGATCACACCGCTTGCCCATTTCGCTATTAGCCCCGTGAATGCATGTACACACAGCAGGATCCGATTGGGTTGGCTGGAGGCATACGCTTGTATGGGTATGTGGACGATCCGATTATTTGGGTGGACGTGTTTGGGCTTAAGAAGAATGGTGGCGGTAAGGGCGGTAAACAAACGCGTTGTAGTGCTGGTGATACAGATGATTACGGTGAGTGGTTGTTCAACAAACGGGCCAGATTATTGAAATTTTCAGGGGGTTGGAATAATGAATGACTTTTATACGGCATTAAATTATGTAGATAAAATGATCTACGAGCCAAATGACTTAACTGTAAAGTCGGTTCAAGAAGAAAAGCAAAATTCTAAGTATGGTGCTGGTACATTTCAATTATCCTCGAGAACAGTTCGTTTCAGAGTTGCAAATATAACCCCCACCAAAGTAGGGCAGTTTGTTGCATTTTGGGAAAAGGACATGAATAATAAAAAGTCAACCTTACTTATACGAGGAAGCCCCTGATTTATTAGTTATAACTCAGACTGTTGAAAAAGCCCCTATCTAGATCACATTACCGCGTTAATTTGGTATAATATAGGTAATATATTGAAAGTGTGGTGTGCGAATTGCCTAACATTCAACAAGATAGAAATCAAATTGAATTGGTTAGTATAGATATGCTTGTACCAAAAGATCATTTACTACGAATCATTGATGAAAACGTAGATTTTTCATTTATTACGGAGATGACTCGCCCCTACTATCACGGCACATTAGGGAGGCCTCCAATTCACCCGATTCGCCTTTTCAAAATGATGCTGATTGGTTATTTGTATGGCATTCACTCCGAAAGGCAATTAGAGCAAGAAATTAAAACGGACGTAGCCTACCGCTGGTTCCTCGGTCTAGGCTTAACGGATCCTGTGCCGGATCACTCGACGATTAGTTACAACCGTAATGTGCGATTCAAAGGATCTACCATTTTTCAAGACATTTTTGACGAAGTAGTCCGTTTGGCCATCCGTCATAACATGGTAGGGGGACGTGTTCTCATTACTGATTCAACGCACATCCAAGCTAACGCGAATAAAAATCGTTCATCGATGCAAGTTGTGACGGAAACGCCCCTTGAATATTTAAAAGAATTGGAGACAGCTGTTAATCAAGAACGAGAGCGTCATGGAAAAAAGCCGCTGCCGCCCGTGAAAAACGAAACGATTGAAAAAAAACTGCGAGTGAGTAACACCGATCCAGAAAGTGGCTTTATGAAGCGTAAAGGCAAACCCGAAGGGTTTTATTATTTGGATCATCGTACAGTCGATCACAAATTCAATCTCATTACGGATGTCCATGTTACCCCTGGAAATGTGAATGACTCAACCGTTTATATAGAAAGACTTCAAAGACAGATCGATACATTTGACTTTCACAATACGTTAGAAGCTGTTGCTTTGGATTCAGGATATATGACGCCCTACATATGCAAAAAAACAAGCGAGATGGGTATTTTCAGTGTCATCGCTACTCGTAATGCCCCTACAGCAGAGGGGACTATACCCAAAGAAGAGTTTTCCTATGACCCGCAACAAGACGCTTATATATGTCCCAATGGATCTAAGCTGACTTACCACACAACTAATCGCAATGGATACAAAGAATATATGTCCAACCCTGACTTATGTGGCCAATGCCCATTATTGGATAGCTGTACATCAAGCAAAAATCGTAAACGTAAAATTCAGCGGCATGTTTGGGAAGGGTTTAAAGAGCGAGTAGAAGCGAATTACCGTAGCTCTTCAGGACAGATCTTGTATAAGCTCCGTTGTAAAACAGTTGAGCGAAGCTTCGCGGATGCCAAAGTGCTCCATGGGCTTCGCATTTCCCGTTTGCGTGGCCGGGAAAAAGTGCAGGAACAAGCACTGATGACTGCCATAGTGCAGAACATTAAGAAAATAGCAAGGCACCTAGCCAAGCTTTTTTCTCGTACAAACGGGAACTCACCTTATATTTTAATCCTTTCGATTCTGGATTTCCGTGGAAAGTATGTTTTCTTGCATAGAAAATCAATTACTTCAACAGTCTGATTTCCTACATTTAGTTCAGGGCTATAAAGGTAATTTTTAAGGACTAAATGTATTTCCTCCATCTAGATCACAGCATTTTACCTAATCTGCCTGCATAGCTCATTTCTAACTGTACGAAATACAGCTAGTTTGTGCTTTCACCGGTAAACAACGGATTCTAAATGTAACAAATACAGTTAGTATGAGCTAACTGGCTAACAATGGATAGTCCGGTGGATACCCAATAAAGAAAACGAATGGCGGACAACGCAACAACAGCAGCAGTAGTGAAACAGTAGGCAGTGTAAAAGTGAGCCGACCGCGTCATGCAGCGAGACACCGCGTGCTGGAAGCTGCGCTTAGCGAATAGAAATTAACAGAAAGTAACAATATCGAACAATAAAGTAATGCACCAACGAGGCAATGCGGGTAGCGAGGCAACATGGGTAACGGGGTAACGTGGGTAATGAAACGCGAAGTACAAGTAACAAATCTCAAGCCCATTGAAGCTGCTGCGATGCCTCCCCCATCGTCGATCAGTACACCTACGCCAGCGGCAGCTCCAAACCATTGAACAGAACAAATCGCAAACAGTACAACTATAAAGCACGCTACGTAGACGAGCAACATTCGGCAAGCAGCAACTACGCAGACAAGCATCAATCTTGCGGGCAAGCAGCTACTACGCAGACAAGCATCAATCTTGCGGGCAAGCAGCTACTACGCAGACAAGCATCAATCTTGCGGGCAAGCAGCAACTACGCAGACAAGCATCAGTCTTGCGGGCAAGCAGCAACTACCCAGACCAGCAATAATCATACAGACAAGCAGCAATGCAGCAATTACGCAGAGTAAACATCCTGGTGCCCAAGGAGTTTACTTCTGCATTCTACTGAGAATGGTGCCAAGTGTTCCGATATCGATCGGATCGGTTGCCTTCCATTCTGGACTGATTCCGGCGTTTGCAATGAGCCATTCGCGGCCGTTTTCTTTCCAGTTCTTTGTTTTTCCTGGATCGGCCGGGTCTGGCTGTATGTCTCCCTTAGGCTTCAAGCTCAAAAATTGAGCAATACCGTTCACATGTCCTTTGACGATGGCTTCAATGACCTCCTGCTGCTTTAGCTTGCTTGCATCGTTAGCTACATCAATGAACAAATTCTCTGTCAGTACCGCAGGCATTTTGCTTTCTCTAAGCATATGAAGATTTTTGGTCTTCTGGCCCCTGTCCGTAACATTATAAGGCTTGAGTTCCGTCATAATTGCGTTATGCAGTACATCTTGTAAAGATTTCGATGCCGCAGATGCCGAAGTATAGCGGAAAGACTCGAATCCTCCAGCACCGCCCCCGGCGTTACAGTGAACGGAAATGAGGATATTTGCACCCGCCTGGTTGGCTTTGTTGGTACGTTCTTTTAAGGTGACGTCTGCATCTGTCGTGCGTGTGAGCAGCACCTTTACATCCGCGTACTGAGCTTCAAGTTGTTGCTTCATAGCGAGAGATATGCGGAGCGTGATATCCTTTTCCTTCAATCCATTACCAACCGCCCCCGGATCTTTGCCTCCATGCCCCGCGTCAATCCATACCGTTGTCATTGATCATTCGCTCCTTTCAACGCTTGCTTCACAAATTGATTTCCATATACCGCAAAAGCACCGGTAAGAATGCCTTGAATGAGCGATTCCGGCCCCCATCCAAGCAGCCAAACCGACAGCAGTACAGCGATCAGGGTAACAATATAGATGATGCTCCAGTCAGGCACTTTTGGCGTTTTTTTGAGAATATAGCCGATTACCCAACATGCCGCCACGACACCAAATAATATCGGATGAATAAGCTCAAAGATAACATTCCAATCCATCGTAATCTTCCTTTCCTGGTTTTAATACAGTTTATTCTTCCAAGCGGTCTATCCGTTTGTGTGCTTGCTTAGTAGATTCCTCTACTCGTGTTACTCGCTCTGATATTCCATCCACGCGCTGGCTTTGAATCCGCATGTCCACCCTGATATCATCGACACCGCGTTTGATGTATTCCACGTCCGTCTGCAGGGTCGCTCCAGCTTCTGCATCCTTGGCTGCATCCTGGCGTATAGACCGCGTGCGTCCCAACCAACCGAGTAAAATTCCACTAACGGCCGTCGCAATGGAGATAAGTATCGTAATTTCCATCCTGCTCCCTCCGTTTCAAAAAGAATAGCCCCCGAATTGGGGGCACAATTCACCGGAAATGACAAAAGCCGCTGATGCACTCAGCGGCTTCCGAACCTCTGTCGATTCATTTCCACAATACAAATTTAACACGTCTAAAGTCCAGTGCACGGACATGCCCTGGTCATTAGCCGGACACAAGGCGGACAACGTTCTGCAAAGGATCGACTCCTCCCCTAATTCTCAGCTGTACTTCTGGGCTGCCATGCGTGCGGTAGCCGACGTTACATGGCGGTGGTCATCTTAAAAAGGCTAACCTATCTTCACTCCTATAAAAAGAACACATATGACAAGTACAGAAATTAATAAAATAACAATAATAGACTTGGTTTTTAATTGATAATCTTTTCTCAAGGCTGCTGAAACCTCCCTTTACTCTAATTTAATTTTATGTGTGAATATCGCTCCTTCTAAATGCAATCATTGCAACAACAAGACAAACAGCAATAACAATCACAGCAATTAGCGTTGTTCGAATATACTCATTTATGCCCGATAGAGTAACAAGCTGAGAATTGATAACGTACTGTCCGCAAAATTTAAAAATTTGCGTCGTTAATGTGTGTTCGGAGACCGTACGCAATAGCGCAGACGTAGAGTCTTTGAAATAGCCGCTGAGCAGAAAATCACCGAATATGATGACAAAAGTGACGACGATGGCTGAAGCTGTTTTTTTAATAAGGATCCCGACCATCATCACGATGGCCGCATAAGCTGATAAATAGAGAAGGTTAAAAAAGAGAGCGGCTACCACAAAGGTTATATGTTCCTGAAAATTAACACTACCAATGGGTGAGCCCGTTACTAACACAAGTGCCATATATAAAGCATAGTACAATCCGAAAAACTGGATCATCCACCAGCCAATCACCTTGAGCTCCGATATATACTTCCCCATAAAGTATGATAATCGGCTTCGCCCAGAGGCGATAATATTTTTAACTGACCCGTATTCAAACCCCTCGGTTGCAAAATAACAGGCATGCAGTGGAATAATAAAATACAGCAAAAATGATAAGGAAATCGCCAGACGCAGTGGCTCGATCGGGTTACTTAATGCAAATCCTGACTTTGTACCAATCCAGATCGGCAATAGAATGCTAGCAAGCAAAAAAATAATACTGACCGCTCGATAGCTGGTATCTTTTTCCAAATAATAGGCTTCACCTTTCAGAAAATTTCTCATGAAACACGGCCTCCTATAAGATCCATATAGTAGCTTTCGAGATTCGGAGCGGATAAATGAAGACCCTCAATCGGAATTCCCTGCTGCAGGAAAAACGTCATCAATTTCTCCAGCTCCATGCTATCCTTAGGGATTTGAATCTCGCCGTTATTCATGAGTGCTACCGTGGCGATATTAAGCTTTTCTTTCAAGATGTGCATAACCTCAACCGGCTTTGGCGTTCGAACACATATTTGGCTTGCCGCGGATTTTAACAATTCCTCGGATGAGATTTCTTTAACTAATCTACCTTTATGAATAAAGCCAAATTTTGTAGCCAGTAGCTGCAATTCGCTTAAAATATGGCTTGATATTAAAATCGTTACTCCTTTCTCCTTCGCTAAGTATTCGAGAATTTTACGCATCTCAACAATGCCTGAAGGATCAAGGCCATTAATTGGCTCATCCAACACTAGAAATTTAGGGTTATTGAGCAGGGCGATCGCAATGCCAAGACGCTGCCGCATGCCGAAAGAATACTCAGAAACCCTTTTATCTCCTACTTCCCTCAAAGATACTATTTCCAAAACCTCAACAATCCTACTGGCATCGTCAACCCCAAATACGCGGCTATAAAAAGTCAGGTTTTGCTGCGCTGTCATATGTGGATAAAGAGCAGGAACTTCGATGAGAAACCCGACACTCCGCCTGGCTGATCGAAGTTCCTTGCCACTTTTTCCAAACAGCGAGATTTCGCCTCTTGTCGGAAAAACTAACCCTGCAATGATTCGCATAAGTGTCGTTTTACCAGCGCCATTTTCCCCTATGAAACCGTAAATATCTCCTGCCTGTATCGACATCTGAATATCTTGGAGTACCAAAGATGAACCGTATCGTTGGGTTAACCCTTTTGCTTCAAAAATAGTTTGCACAAAAAACACTCCTCTGACTTCTCCGTTAGAGGTACTATAGCAGCTGTCTATCAACAAATTAGAGCTATGGTTAAAATTAAGGTTGTTCATGTCATTTTTAAGAATTTATCTCAGATGCACTTGGAGTTATTTCCAAAACTGATTATATTAGTTGTTGAATTGATCATATGTAAAGGAATGGTATTATGATTCGTATCGCAGTTTGCGACGATGACTTTCAAACCACAGAGCAAATCGAAC comes from the Paenibacillus lentus genome and includes:
- a CDS encoding IS110 family transposase, whose protein sequence is MKYKLKEKQNQRILDITDQTLVVGADIAKDTHVARAIDFRGIELGKDCVFENSRKGLSKLVSWMKALQRQYAKTDIVFGIEPTGHYWFPLAEFLQDKGIRIVVVNPHHVHKSKELEDNSQTKNDYKDAKVIADLVRNGHYTEPQLPTSVYADLRILMNMREKTMVSLGQVQRRIQNWLDRFFPEFNNVFKSWEGKAALVTLTEFPLPQEIVALGATAILGRWKQDVQRAVGIKRAEKLVEAASESIGLTEGTTAAKLELHTWMQQYALFTQQLEEIMNQVELLLKQIPGTQEMLTIPGVGITTLAGFLAETGDLSRYSHGQQIIRLAGLNLRENSSGKKKGRTTISKRGRSRLRALLFRAVLPMVAKNPEFKAMHQYYTQRQVNPLKKKQSIVALCGKLIRILHTLGTRKIVYNAADVLGPVRRTQLQLAA
- a CDS encoding transposase — its product is MYILQESLFSFEELQKLEFKERLPIFFSALDLRPYAKELRSHSPRGADGHCRQGILRALLAAPLENMDTFSGLHRRLDMDLRFRYQCGLRLDRKAPSIATLSRVFTELTNKGLAKRLFEDLVTRCKQEGIIDGSHVAMDSAAIHAYEKKQPKRKSELTGNANWGAKFDSFGNKVKWFGYKLHLAVDTASELPLALSVTPAHVNDGDLAPALMEQVAADAKVKFFVFDAGYDQLKNYEAARKLKAQAIIPMNLRNEKEPPAGITSNGTPCCSMGFAMTYWGVDGDHLKFRCPHATGKVDCPLGMAACSSSNYGMVLKVDTKSDLRRYSSPHRNTKRWQELYKERTSVERCNSRMKTYLTADAMHVWGIEKVITHQYLNAIVLLASALAMAQKYRKVAA
- a CDS encoding N-acetylmuramoyl-L-alanine amidase; translation: MTTVWIDAGHGGKDPGAVGNGLKEKDITLRISLAMKQQLEAQYADVKVLLTRTTDADVTLKERTNKANQAGANILISVHCNAGGGAGGFESFRYTSASAASKSLQDVLHNAIMTELKPYNVTDRGQKTKNLHMLRESKMPAVLTENLFIDVANDASKLKQQEVIEAIVKGHVNGIAQFLSLKPKGDIQPDPADPGKTKNWKENGREWLIANAGISPEWKATDPIDIGTLGTILSRMQK
- a CDS encoding phage holin family protein yields the protein MDWNVIFELIHPILFGVVAACWVIGYILKKTPKVPDWSIIYIVTLIAVLLSVWLLGWGPESLIQGILTGAFAVYGNQFVKQALKGANDQ
- a CDS encoding ABC transporter permease encodes the protein MRNFLKGEAYYLEKDTSYRAVSIIFLLASILLPIWIGTKSGFALSNPIEPLRLAISLSFLLYFIIPLHACYFATEGFEYGSVKNIIASGRSRLSYFMGKYISELKVIGWWMIQFFGLYYALYMALVLVTGSPIGSVNFQEHITFVVAALFFNLLYLSAYAAIVMMVGILIKKTASAIVVTFVIIFGDFLLSGYFKDSTSALLRTVSEHTLTTQIFKFCGQYVINSQLVTLSGINEYIRTTLIAVIVIAVCLVVAMIAFRRSDIHT
- a CDS encoding ABC transporter ATP-binding protein, whose product is MQTIFEAKGLTQRYGSSLVLQDIQMSIQAGDIYGFIGENGAGKTTLMRIIAGLVFPTRGEISLFGKSGKELRSARRSVGFLIEVPALYPHMTAQQNLTFYSRVFGVDDASRIVEVLEIVSLREVGDKRVSEYSFGMRQRLGIAIALLNNPKFLVLDEPINGLDPSGIVEMRKILEYLAKEKGVTILISSHILSELQLLATKFGFIHKGRLVKEISSEELLKSAASQICVRTPKPVEVMHILKEKLNIATVALMNNGEIQIPKDSMELEKLMTFFLQQGIPIEGLHLSAPNLESYYMDLIGGRVS